One genomic segment of Theobroma cacao cultivar B97-61/B2 chromosome 6, Criollo_cocoa_genome_V2, whole genome shotgun sequence includes these proteins:
- the LOC18595948 gene encoding 30S ribosomal protein S17, chloroplastic, which produces MSITSSLQSLKLSSPFLHGSTSLSLLSKPNSSLSHPPLKTPTFLPPIRALKSLQGKVVCATNDKTVSVEVVRLAPHPKYKRRVRKKKKFQAHDPDNQFKVGDFVQLEKSRPISKTKTFIAVPVPSKNGRHEKKETGELGIPLESQQPQEHQA; this is translated from the coding sequence ATGTCCATAACTTCCTCTCTCCAATCTCTCAAGCTTTCATCGCCATTTCTCCATGGCTCAACATCCCTTTCTCTTCTCTCAAAACCCaattcttctctctctcacccACCCCTCAAAACCCCAACTTTTCTCCCTCCAATCAGGGCCCTGAAATCACTGCAAGGCAAGGTCGTTTGTGCTACAAATGACAAGACAGTGTCCGTGGAAGTGGTGCGTTTAGCTCCGCATCCAAAGTACAAGAGGCGTGtcaggaagaagaagaagttccAGGCTCATGACCCAGATAACCAATTCAAAGTTGGTGACTTTGTGCAGCTTGAAAAGAGCAGGCCTATTAGCAAGACCAAGACTTTCATTGCTGTGCCTGTACCAAGTAAGAATGGGAGGCACGAGAAGAAGGAGACAGGGGAGCTTGGGATTCCATTGGAGTCTCAACAGCCTCAAGAACATCAGGCTTAG
- the LOC18595949 gene encoding homeobox-leucine zipper protein GLABRA 2: MGVDMSNPPTKDFFASPALSLSLAGIFRDAGAAAAAAAANMEVEEGDEGSGGGGSGKREETVEISSENSGPARSRSEDDLLEHDDEEDDGDKSKKKKRKKYHRHTAEQIREMEALFKESPHPDEKQRQQLSKQLGLAPRQVKFWFQNRRTQIKAIQERHENSLLKHELDKLRDDNKAMRETINKACCPNCGMATTSKDGSVTTEEQQLRIENAKLKAEVEKLRAAIGKYAPGAASTSSCSAGNDQENRSSLDFYTGIFGLEKSRIMEIVNQATEELKKMATASEPLWVRSVETGREILNYDEYVKEFSVENSSNGRPKRSIEASRETGVVFVDLPRLVQSFMDVNQWKEMFPCLVSKVATVDVICNGEAPNRNGAVQLMFAELQMLTPLVPTREVYFVRYCKQLSAEQWAIVDVSIDKVEENIDASLVKCRKRPSGCIIEDKSNGHCKVTWVEHLECQKSTVHTMYRTVVSSGLAFGARHWMATLQLQCERLVFFMATNVPTKDSTGVATLAGRKSILKLAQRMTWSFCHAIGASSYNTWNKVPSKTGEDIRVSSRKNLNDPGEPLGVIVCAVSSVWLPVSPNALFDFLRDEAHRNEWDIMSNGGPVQSIANLAKGQDRGNAVTIQAMKSKENSMWVLQDSCTNAFESMVIFAPVDIAGMQSVITGCDSSNMAILPSGFSILPDGLESRPLVITSRQEKSNDTEGGSLLTIAFQILTNSSPTAKLTMESVESVNTLISCTLRNIKTSLQCEDG, from the exons ATGGGCGTCGATATGTCTAACCCACCCACCAAAGACTTCTTTGCTTCTCCCGCTCTCTCCCTCAGCCTT gCCGGGATATTCCGCGATGCCGGTGCCGCGGCGGCGGCAGCAGCTGCGAATATGGAGGTGGAGGAAGGAGATGAAGGAAGTGGAGGAGGAGGATCAGGTAAAAGAGAAGAGACCGTTGAGATTAGCAGTGAGAACTCGGGTCCTGCAAGATCAAGATCAGAAGATGACTTATTAGAGCACGACGATGAAGAAGACGATGGGgacaaaagcaaaaagaagaagaggaagaagtaTCATCGTCACACCGCAGAGCAAATCAGAGAAATGGAAGC TCTGTTTAAGGAATCACCCCATCCAGATGAGAAGCAAAGGCAGCAACTGAGCAAACAATTAGGCCTTGCTCCAAGGCAAGTCAAGTTCTGGTTTCAAAATCGTCGAACACAAATCAAG GCTATACAAGAGCGCCATGAAAATTCTTTGTTGAAACATGAGCTGGACAAACTCCGGGACGATAACAAAGCCATGAGGGAGACTATAAACAAAGCTTGTTGCCCCAACTGTGGCATGGCTACCACTAGCAAAGATGGCTCCGTGACAACTGAAGAACAACAACTACGTATCGAGAATGCCAAACTCAAAGCCGAG GTAGAAAAACTGAGAGCAGCTATTGGAAAATACGCTCCAGGGGCAGCATCGACTAGTTCATGCTCGGCTGGAAATGACCAAGAAAACAGGAGCTCATTGGATTTTTACACTGGAATATTTGGGCTTGAGAAGTCAAGAATTATGGAGATTGTTAACCAAGCAACGGAAGAGTTGAAGAAGATGGCTACGGCTAGTGAACCGCTGTGGGTTCGAAGCGTTGAGACTGGTCGCGAGATACTTAACTATGATGAGTATGTCAAAGAATTCTCTGTCGAAAATTCAAGCAATGGGAGGCCGAAAAGGTCCATTGAGGCCTCTAGAGAGACCGGGGTTGTTTTTGTTGATCTCCCAAGGCTAGTTCAAAGCTTCATGGATGTG AATCAATGGAAGGAAATGTTCCCATGCTTAGTCTCAAAGGTGGCTACTGTTGATGTGATTTGCAACGGTGAAGCTCCGAACAGAAATGGTGCTGTACAATTG ATGTTTGCGGAGCTGCAAATGCTCACACCCTTGGTGCCTACCAGAGAAGTATATTTTGTCCGGTATTGCAAGCAATTGAGTGCTGAACAATGGGCAATTGTCGACGTTTCTATTGACAAAGTTGAGGAAAATATTGATGCATCCTTAGTAAAATGCAGAAAACGTCCATCAGGTTGCATCATCGAGGATAAATCCAATGGCCATTGCAAG GTTACCTGGGTGGAACACCTTGAGTGCCAGAAAAGCACCGTTCACACCATGTACCGTACCGTCGTTAGCAGTGGTCTGGCCTTCGGTGCAAGGCATTGGATGGCAACATTGCAACTTCAGTGTGAACGGCTTGTTTTCTTCATGGCGACCAATGTTCCAACTAAGGATTCAACTG GTGTTGCAACATTGGCTGGGAGGAAGAGCATTTTGAAGTTGGCCCAACGAATGACATGGAGCTTTTGTCATGCAATTGGAGCATCAAGCTATAACACTTGGAACAAAGTCCCTAGTAAAACGGGGGAAGACATTAGGGTTTCTTCCAGGAAAAACTTAAATGACCCTGGCGAACCTCTTGGGGTGATTGTCTGCGCAGTTTCTTCCGTTTGGTTGCCTGTCTCTCCTAATGCCCTATTTGATTTCTTGAGAGATGAAGCTCATCGCAATGAG TGGGATATCATGTCAAATGGAGGTCCTGTACAGTCCATTGCAAACCTCGCCAAAGGGCAAGATCGCGGCAATGCAGTAACAATTCAA GCAATGAAGTCAAAAGAGAATAGCATGTGGGTGCTCCAAGACAGTTGCACAAATGCTTTTGAATCCATGGTGATCTTTGCTCCCGTGGACATAGCTGGTATGCAGTCAGTGATCACAGGATGTGACTCGAGCAACATGGCCATATTACCTTCAGGGTTCTCCATTCTTCCTGACGGGCTCGAATCAAGGCCTTTAGTGATCACTTCTAGGCAAGAGAAGAGCAATGATACCGAAGGAGGATCTTTGCTTACAATAGCTTTCCAAATCCTAACGAACAGTTCCCCGACTGCCAAACTAACCATGGAATCTGTGGAATCTGTCAACACACTAATATCTTGCACATTGCGAAACATTAAGACGAGCTTGCAGTGCGAAGATGGTTGA
- the LOC108662443 gene encoding uncharacterized mitochondrial protein AtMg00810-like, with amino-acid sequence MSAELKALQDSETWSIVPRPLNSHVIGCKWVYKVKLNADGQIERYKARLVAKGYNQIAGFDYKETFSPVSKQTTVRVFFAITAAFNWHLTQLDVNNAFLNGDLKEEVYMDIPPGYEIQGEYPENVKLVCKLHKSLYGLKQASREWNAKIKSFIIQYGFIQSNADHSLFTMKTNNGEFIALLLYVDDIVVGSSSKQAADDVKLFLSSHFKLKDLGTVKYFLGLEIARSPEGISISQRKYTLDLLEEHGLLGAKPVSTPIDYNQKLVKAQDEEKLINSTNYRQLVGKLLYLTFSRLDIAYAVQVLSQFMDKPSLEHMNVAHRVLKYLKGSLGQGILMKSESNLMIVGYCDSDWAGCPNSRKSVTGYNMFIGNSLVTWKSKKQSVVSRSSAEAEYRAMASTSCEII; translated from the coding sequence ATGAGTGCTGAATTGAAAGCTTTACAAGACAGTGAAACATGGAGCATAGTACCAAGACCTCTAAATTCTCATGTAATTGGGTGCAAGTGGGTGTACAAAGTGAAGTTGAATGCAGATGGACAAATTGAAAGATATAAAGCTCGCTTGGTTGCAAAAGGGTATAATCAAATTGCAGGTTTTGACTACAAAGAGACTTTCAGTCCTGTATCTAAGCAAACAACAGTAAGAGTATTCTTTGCCATAACAGCAGCTTTCAATTGGCATCTAACACAGTTGGATGTGAACAATGCATTCTTGAATGGAGATTTAAAGGAGGAGGTGTACATGGACATACCACCAGGATATGAGATCCAAGGGGAGTATCCAGAGAATGTGAAATTGGTCTGCAAACTTCATAAGTCACTATATGGCTTAAAGCAAGCATCTAGGGAGTGGAATGCCAAAATCAAGTCTTTTATTATACAATATGGTTTTATTCAGTCCAATGCAGATCACTCACTGTTTACTATGAAGACAAACAATGGTGAGTTCATTGCACTCTTATTGTATGTAGATGACATAGTAGTAGGGAGTTCTTCAAAACAAGCTGCAGATGATGTGAAATTGTTCCTAAGTTCACATTTTAAGCTCAAGGATTTAGGAACAGTCAAATATTTTCTCGGGTTAGAAATAGCAAGATCTCCTGAAGGTATCTCCATATCACAAAGAAAATACACTTTGGATCTCTTAGAAGAACATGGGTTGTTAGGTGCAAAACCAGTCTCCACTCCCATTGATTATAATCAGAAGTTAGTCAAGGCTCAAGATGAAGAGAAGCTTATCAATTCAACAAACTACAGACAATTAGTTGGGAAATTACTGTACCTCACATTCAGCAGACTAGACATAGCATATGCAGTTCAAGTATTGTCACAGTTTATGGACAAGCCTAGTCTTGAACATATGAATGTAGCTCACAGGGTGCTAAAATATCTGAAGGGGTCActtggccaaggtatcctaATGAAGtcagaatcaaatttaatgattgTGGGATACTGTGACAGTGATTGGGCAGGTTGTCCTAATTCTAGGAAGTCAGTCACAGGATACAATATGTTCATTGGAAATTCTTTAGTGACATGGAAATCTAAGAAACAATCAGTGGTGTCTCGAAGCTCAGCAGAAGCTGAGTACAGAGCAATGGCATCAACTAGTTGTGAAATTATCTAG